Proteins from a genomic interval of Lysobacter arenosi:
- a CDS encoding ESPR-type extended signal peptide-containing protein translates to MNKIYSKVWNKALGQMVVASELASSDTVGVVTGARRLSPARHPLGMALALVLISATSLVAHAGEGIHVNDGSDADCVAVPDDTSGAVLAISDAARCGTSDADTQTDRVLFHGDGAGANSLSLGGALSVNSGRINLGGGASGDMMLGDASTTATGGNAVAIGSSAFAGNSNAIAVGTVATATGLGAISVGDNSFALADNALAAGVNSVAVGTESNAVGYNSNALGNNSTAVGSFSFAMGDGSTATGYTASALGLNSTANGYGAAAGGSYDVAIGHNATTDAYGWNVAIGGNSYALANGVSVGFRSSANGGSAIAVGFTTNAYGAYATAMGAFANAGDGYATALGNGARAMKWQAVAVGSSASATGYGSVAVGPYASASGGNALAVGGSSAASGNQSIAIGVDSLQSASVVGAMAEGSESLAIGSEARASGDSSVGLGAHAWGGNEFATAVGAESWATGAAATSLGYNSYGFGDNALAIGANAWAMALNSTALGSETSATAENSVAIGHGSATGDRVDTVSMGAAQTWTDDYGLVHAAIDRQVTNVAAGTEATDAVNKAQLDEVADGIADANDYFAATGSGDGSDVAVATGDHATAAGAFSTATGVESSAFGFQSSAWGDYATAAGSGSLALGTYSTAVGTASTAVGDYSTAHGFQAQALDVGATAMGSGSEANKYGSTAIGTDSVSSGRLSSAFGALATATGESGIAMGVNSNASGSFGSIAMGYGAASSGNRTVAIGASSMATGNFGVAIGEASNATGLHSLALGGKSHPSLFGAPRATQALGQNSMAVGAGAYTEGRNAITIGPGTTWGENSIAVGLKAFGQFKDSVALGPNARSIHEGSVALGAGSQTNRLGSIAIGNSTTGLTRQITGVAAGTEATDAVNKAQLDAIATTVGGVAANAVGYDGASKDLVTLGGAAGTSIANLKAGTNAMDAVNFAQLSSLAAALGGGAAFDGNGLMVAPAYTIQGGAHGDIGSAFGAIDSTLSGIIGRLGTLEQTPGVGMPVGSGDGLAIGDGSHAQGASDSAYGNGATVAADGSTAVGSNATISVEATNAVAVGADSSVTAASGTALGQGASVSADNAVAIGRGSVADQANTVSMGSAGSERRVTNVAAGTAATDAANVQQMQDGDAAAVASANAYTDTTATQTLTRANSYTDSRLQALDDNFSNLSNEIGLRLGKQDERIDRQGAMSSAMMNMSINAANSRSQRGRVAVGAGWQNGESALSVGYSKAVGERASFSIGGAFSSDESSAGVGFGIDL, encoded by the coding sequence GTGAACAAGATCTACAGCAAGGTTTGGAACAAGGCGCTGGGCCAGATGGTCGTGGCCTCCGAGTTGGCCAGCAGCGACACGGTCGGCGTGGTTACGGGTGCCAGGCGTTTGTCGCCGGCGCGTCATCCGCTGGGCATGGCGCTGGCCCTCGTGTTGATCAGCGCAACGTCGCTGGTCGCACACGCCGGCGAGGGCATCCATGTCAATGACGGTTCCGACGCGGACTGTGTGGCAGTGCCGGACGACACCAGCGGCGCCGTGCTCGCCATTTCCGACGCCGCGCGCTGCGGCACGTCCGACGCAGACACGCAAACCGACCGCGTGCTGTTCCATGGCGATGGTGCCGGTGCCAACTCGCTCAGCCTGGGCGGCGCTCTCAGTGTCAACAGTGGCCGCATCAACCTGGGTGGCGGCGCTAGTGGCGACATGATGCTTGGCGATGCGTCGACCACGGCCACCGGCGGCAACGCCGTGGCCATCGGTTCGTCGGCGTTTGCCGGCAACAGCAACGCGATTGCGGTGGGTACCGTTGCGACCGCGACCGGCCTGGGCGCCATCAGCGTCGGCGACAACAGCTTCGCGCTGGCCGACAACGCCCTCGCCGCCGGCGTCAACAGCGTCGCGGTCGGCACCGAAAGCAATGCGGTCGGCTACAACAGCAACGCACTGGGCAACAACAGCACGGCCGTGGGCAGCTTCAGTTTCGCGATGGGCGATGGCAGCACCGCCACCGGTTACACCGCCAGTGCGCTCGGCCTCAACAGCACGGCCAATGGTTACGGCGCCGCGGCAGGTGGCAGCTACGACGTGGCGATCGGCCACAACGCCACGACCGATGCGTATGGCTGGAACGTCGCCATCGGCGGCAACAGCTACGCACTGGCGAACGGCGTCTCTGTCGGCTTCCGCTCGTCGGCCAATGGCGGCAGCGCCATCGCCGTCGGCTTCACCACCAACGCCTACGGTGCATATGCCACCGCCATGGGCGCCTTCGCCAACGCCGGCGATGGTTACGCGACCGCGCTGGGCAACGGTGCACGGGCCATGAAGTGGCAAGCCGTTGCGGTGGGGTCGTCCGCCAGCGCGACCGGGTATGGCAGTGTGGCCGTGGGCCCGTATGCATCAGCGTCGGGCGGCAACGCGCTGGCCGTGGGTGGCTCAAGCGCCGCCAGTGGCAATCAGTCCATCGCCATCGGCGTCGACAGCCTGCAATCGGCGTCCGTCGTGGGTGCGATGGCCGAGGGTTCAGAGAGCCTGGCCATTGGCTCCGAAGCCCGGGCCAGCGGCGACAGCAGCGTGGGGCTTGGTGCCCACGCCTGGGGTGGCAACGAGTTCGCCACCGCGGTGGGCGCGGAAAGCTGGGCGACCGGCGCGGCCGCCACTTCGCTGGGCTACAACAGTTATGGCTTCGGAGACAACGCGCTTGCCATCGGCGCCAACGCCTGGGCGATGGCACTCAACAGCACGGCGCTGGGTTCCGAGACCTCGGCCACGGCAGAGAACAGCGTGGCGATCGGCCACGGCTCGGCCACCGGAGATCGCGTCGATACGGTCTCGATGGGCGCGGCACAGACGTGGACCGACGACTACGGTTTGGTCCATGCGGCGATCGACCGTCAGGTCACCAACGTTGCCGCAGGCACCGAGGCGACCGATGCGGTCAACAAGGCGCAGCTGGATGAAGTGGCCGACGGCATCGCCGACGCCAACGACTACTTTGCCGCCACCGGTAGCGGCGACGGCAGCGATGTGGCCGTCGCCACCGGCGATCACGCCACCGCAGCTGGCGCATTCAGCACGGCGACCGGGGTGGAGAGCAGCGCGTTCGGCTTCCAGAGCAGCGCGTGGGGCGATTACGCGACCGCGGCCGGCAGCGGCAGCCTCGCCCTGGGCACATACAGCACCGCGGTCGGCACCGCCTCCACGGCGGTCGGCGACTACAGCACCGCGCACGGCTTCCAGGCGCAGGCGCTGGATGTAGGCGCGACTGCGATGGGCTCCGGTTCGGAGGCCAACAAGTACGGCAGCACGGCGATCGGCACCGATTCGGTGTCCTCCGGTCGCCTGTCGAGTGCGTTTGGCGCGCTGGCCACGGCGACCGGCGAATCCGGCATCGCGATGGGCGTCAACAGCAATGCCTCCGGCAGCTTCGGTAGCATCGCGATGGGTTACGGTGCCGCATCTTCGGGCAATCGCACCGTCGCCATCGGTGCGAGCAGCATGGCGACGGGTAATTTCGGCGTTGCCATCGGCGAAGCCAGCAATGCCACCGGACTGCATTCGCTCGCACTGGGCGGCAAGTCGCACCCCAGCCTCTTTGGCGCACCGCGTGCGACCCAGGCACTCGGCCAGAACTCGATGGCTGTCGGAGCAGGCGCGTACACCGAGGGCAGGAATGCCATCACGATCGGCCCGGGCACCACATGGGGCGAGAACTCCATTGCGGTGGGCCTGAAAGCCTTCGGTCAGTTCAAGGACTCGGTGGCGCTTGGCCCCAATGCGCGCAGCATCCACGAAGGTTCGGTCGCGCTCGGCGCCGGATCGCAGACCAACCGGCTGGGCAGCATTGCGATCGGCAATTCGACCACCGGCCTGACCCGCCAGATCACTGGTGTCGCGGCCGGCACCGAGGCGACCGATGCCGTCAACAAGGCGCAGCTCGATGCCATCGCCACGACCGTTGGTGGCGTCGCTGCGAACGCGGTCGGCTACGACGGCGCGAGCAAGGATCTGGTCACCCTCGGTGGCGCCGCGGGCACCAGCATCGCCAACCTGAAGGCCGGCACCAACGCGATGGACGCGGTGAACTTCGCGCAGTTGTCGTCGCTCGCCGCGGCACTCGGCGGCGGCGCAGCCTTCGACGGCAATGGCCTGATGGTCGCACCCGCCTACACGATCCAGGGTGGCGCTCATGGCGATATCGGCTCGGCGTTCGGCGCGATCGACAGCACGCTGAGCGGCATCATCGGCCGACTTGGCACGCTCGAGCAGACGCCGGGCGTGGGCATGCCGGTCGGCAGCGGTGACGGCCTGGCCATTGGCGATGGCAGCCATGCGCAGGGCGCAAGCGACAGCGCGTACGGCAACGGCGCCACCGTCGCCGCCGACGGCAGCACCGCGGTGGGCAGCAACGCCACGATCAGCGTCGAGGCAACCAACGCCGTCGCTGTCGGCGCCGACAGCAGCGTCACCGCCGCATCGGGCACGGCGCTGGGCCAGGGCGCGTCGGTCAGTGCCGACAACGCGGTCGCGATCGGCCGTGGTTCGGTGGCCGACCAGGCCAACACCGTGTCGATGGGCAGCGCGGGCAGCGAACGTCGCGTGACCAACGTCGCCGCCGGCACCGCCGCGACCGATGCCGCCAACGTGCAGCAGATGCAGGACGGTGACGCGGCAGCGGTGGCCTCGGCCAACGCCTACACCGACACCACCGCGACGCAGACGTTGACGCGCGCCAACAGCTACACCGACAGCAGGCTGCAGGCGTTGGACGACAACTTCAGCAACCTCAGCAACGAGATCGGCCTGCGCCTGGGCAAGCAGGACGAGCGCATCGACCGCCAGGGTGCGATGAGCTCGGCCATGATGAACATGTCGATCAACGCCGCCAACTCGCGCAGCCAGCGCGGCCGCGTGGCGGTGGGTGCCGGCTGGCAGAACGGCGAAAGCGCGCTGTCGGTGGGCTACTCCAAGGCAGTCGGCGAGCGCGCCTCGTTCTCCATCGGTGGTGCCTTCAGCAGCGACGAAAGCTCCGCCGGCGTGGGCTTCGGCATCGATCTGTAA
- a CDS encoding S8 family peptidase, translated as MSKQTRVIGASILGTAIVAALSAFAAGHIGEGGTALTQAKVAAINTAATGTGADASPASSTHLTTLLPAAPAAQAGFDRFIIKYKDDAVAARSRTAMIGAMGNAVARAGIRAAAGGAVEVRHLRRMGVGADVVKLGRALDRVETETLLALLRSDPSVQYAQPDLRLQRLDFVPDDTRYELQWHYLDNAAGIRAPKAWDLSRGAGIKVAVLDTGYLDHQDLGANIVPGYDFISDVAIANDGDGRDADAHDPGDWEGSERSSFHGTHVAGTIAAVTNNAKGLAGVAFDAKVMPVRVLGTGGGDLSDIADAITWASGGAVDGMEVNADPAEVINMSLGGAGTCSSTPALQAAIDGAISRGVTVVVAAGNNGADAANFTPASCPGVITVGAHGSNGARSYFSNYGNTVTLSAPGGDASGSADANDRWIWSLGNSGTTTPVASPDGDRVVGMIGTSMASPHIAGVVALMQTAAVAAGQPALTPAQVRYILRKTARPFVVAPPASTPMGAGMVDATAAVLAARTPVPTNPSTLLTNRVALNGLAGAIGEGLMFEVTLPAGRPSLNLRTYGGSGDVTLYVSPEIKPSTVLYDRKSDKFGNGEAVVYSYPQAGTYYVYVVGAKAFAGVSVMATY; from the coding sequence ATGAGCAAGCAAACGCGCGTCATCGGCGCCAGCATCCTCGGCACCGCCATCGTGGCGGCGCTGTCGGCCTTCGCTGCCGGCCACATCGGCGAAGGCGGCACCGCGTTGACCCAGGCCAAGGTTGCTGCGATCAACACCGCCGCGACCGGCACCGGCGCGGACGCATCCCCGGCAAGCAGCACGCACCTGACCACGCTGCTGCCAGCCGCACCGGCGGCGCAGGCAGGTTTCGATCGCTTCATCATCAAATACAAGGATGACGCCGTGGCCGCTCGCAGCCGCACGGCGATGATCGGCGCGATGGGCAATGCTGTTGCCCGCGCAGGCATCCGCGCCGCTGCCGGTGGGGCCGTGGAGGTCAGGCACCTGCGCCGCATGGGCGTGGGCGCCGACGTGGTCAAACTCGGACGTGCACTCGACCGCGTCGAGACCGAAACCCTGTTGGCGCTGCTGCGTTCGGATCCGTCGGTGCAGTACGCGCAGCCCGACCTGCGCCTGCAGCGACTGGACTTCGTGCCCGATGACACCCGTTACGAGCTGCAGTGGCACTACCTCGACAATGCTGCCGGCATCCGCGCGCCGAAGGCGTGGGACCTCTCGCGGGGCGCAGGCATCAAGGTGGCAGTGCTCGATACCGGCTACCTGGACCACCAGGACCTGGGTGCGAACATCGTTCCCGGCTACGACTTCATCAGCGATGTTGCGATCGCCAACGACGGCGACGGCCGTGACGCCGACGCACACGATCCGGGCGACTGGGAAGGCAGTGAGCGCAGTTCCTTCCACGGCACCCACGTGGCCGGCACCATCGCTGCGGTGACCAACAACGCCAAGGGGCTGGCCGGCGTCGCCTTCGATGCCAAGGTCATGCCGGTGCGCGTGCTCGGCACCGGCGGCGGTGACCTTTCCGACATCGCCGATGCGATCACCTGGGCGTCGGGCGGTGCAGTCGATGGCATGGAGGTCAATGCCGATCCGGCCGAGGTCATCAACATGAGCCTGGGTGGTGCTGGAACCTGTTCCAGTACCCCTGCGCTGCAGGCGGCGATCGATGGCGCGATCTCGCGCGGCGTCACGGTGGTTGTCGCCGCCGGCAACAACGGCGCCGATGCCGCCAACTTCACCCCGGCCAGCTGCCCCGGCGTGATCACGGTCGGCGCCCATGGTAGCAACGGCGCCCGTTCGTACTTCTCCAACTACGGCAACACCGTGACGCTGTCGGCACCAGGTGGCGACGCCAGCGGCAGTGCCGATGCGAACGACCGCTGGATCTGGTCGTTGGGTAACAGCGGCACCACCACGCCGGTCGCCAGCCCGGACGGTGACCGCGTCGTCGGCATGATCGGCACGTCGATGGCCAGCCCGCACATTGCCGGCGTGGTCGCGTTGATGCAGACCGCCGCCGTCGCCGCGGGCCAGCCGGCACTCACGCCGGCGCAGGTGCGTTACATCCTGCGCAAGACCGCACGCCCGTTCGTTGTCGCGCCCCCGGCAAGCACGCCGATGGGCGCGGGCATGGTCGACGCCACGGCCGCCGTCCTGGCTGCGCGGACACCGGTGCCGACCAATCCGAGCACGCTGCTGACCAATCGCGTTGCATTGAACGGCCTGGCAGGTGCGATCGGTGAGGGGCTGATGTTCGAGGTCACCTTGCCGGCCGGTCGCCCGAGCCTGAACCTGCGCACTTACGGTGGTAGCGGTGACGTGACCCTGTACGTCTCTCCCGAGATCAAGCCGAGCACGGTCCTGTACGACCGCAAGTCGGACAAGTTCGGCAACGGCGAGGCGGTGGTCTACTCCTACCCGCAGGCCGGCACGTACTACGTGTACGTGGTCGGCGCCAAGGCGTTTGCCGGCGTCTCTGTGATGGCGACCTACTAG
- the putA gene encoding bifunctional proline dehydrogenase/L-glutamate gamma-semialdehyde dehydrogenase PutA — translation MTINASPAVASDSPPPTRTLLSPELPPAPAAPRAAITAGWVRDEAAHVRDLLELARLPDAEREAAQATAAGIVQRVRARAKDQGAIEAFMRQYDLGSEEGVLLMCVAEALLRIPDQDTADKLIRDKLGDADWKRHMGQSDSVLVNASTWGLMLTGHLVDLNDETKRDVHGAFKRLLGRVGEPVIRLAVRQAMKIMGHQFVMGRTIGEALARSTKGANASYRYSFDMLGEGALTTKDALRYLQAYRDAIHAIGKSGNFIGTDVFAAPSISVKLSALHPRYEHAKRERVFAELTPRVLELAQLAKSYGIGFTIDAEEADRLELSLDVIAGAYADASLNGWEGYGLAIQAYQKRAPEVIAFIADLARRHGRRIPVRLVKGAYWDSEVKRAQVDGQSGYPVFTRKPNTDVSYLANARRMLEAGDAIYPMFATHNAQTIATIHQRAKSMGRAKHFEFQKLHGMGDDLYAEVIPAERLDVPCRVYAPVGSHEDLLPYLVRRLLENGANSSFVNRITDEDIAIDDLIHDPVATVSAFESIAHPRIPQPVDLYRSFGIDRTNSMGINFANDDQLRALAEQVNQATRSDWRATPLVPGATVSGPSIAVTNPADRRETVGQWQAADAATVELALKNAVAAQDAWNTLPAASRATILEYAADLLEQRMPQYLALCTKEAGKTLPDGVAEVREAVDFLRYYGGQARKLFAVEALPGPTGESNTLQLSGRGVFVCISPWNFPLAIFAGQIAAALAAGNTVIAKPAEQTNLIGYYAVKLLHEAGVPEAVLQFLPGDGATVGAALTRDPRIAGVAFTGSTDTARAINRALAARDAAIGVLIAETGGQNALIADSSSLPEQVVKDAIGSAFTSAGQRCSAARVLFVQDDIADKVTSMLAGAMAELKVGDPGLLSTDVGPVIDEDALKMLVDHAARMDVEATRIGEVAIDADAAHGSFFAPRAYALKSLDQLHKEVFGPVLHVIRWKADQLDAVIDAINATGYGLTLGIHSRIDETIEKISARVKVGNCYVNRNQIGAVVGVQPFGGQNLSGTGPKAGGPHYLPRFTTEKTITVNTTAAGGNASLLTLGD, via the coding sequence TACGACCTGGGCAGCGAGGAAGGCGTGCTGCTGATGTGCGTCGCCGAGGCGCTGCTGCGCATTCCGGACCAGGACACCGCCGACAAGCTGATCCGCGACAAGCTCGGCGATGCCGACTGGAAGCGGCACATGGGCCAGTCCGACTCGGTGCTGGTCAACGCCTCCACCTGGGGCCTGATGCTCACCGGGCACCTGGTCGACCTCAACGACGAGACCAAGCGCGACGTGCACGGCGCCTTCAAGCGCCTGCTCGGTCGCGTCGGCGAGCCGGTCATCCGCCTGGCCGTGCGCCAGGCGATGAAGATCATGGGCCACCAGTTCGTGATGGGCCGGACGATCGGCGAAGCGCTGGCGCGTTCGACCAAGGGCGCCAACGCCAGCTACCGCTATTCCTTCGACATGCTCGGCGAAGGCGCGCTGACCACCAAGGACGCGCTGCGCTACCTGCAGGCGTACCGCGATGCGATCCACGCGATCGGCAAGAGCGGAAACTTCATCGGCACCGATGTGTTCGCCGCACCTTCGATCTCGGTCAAGCTGTCGGCGCTGCACCCGCGCTACGAGCACGCCAAGCGCGAACGCGTGTTCGCCGAGCTCACCCCGCGCGTGCTCGAGCTGGCGCAGCTGGCCAAGTCGTACGGCATCGGCTTCACCATCGACGCCGAGGAAGCCGACCGCCTCGAACTGTCGCTGGACGTGATCGCCGGCGCCTACGCCGACGCCTCGCTCAACGGCTGGGAAGGCTACGGCCTGGCGATCCAGGCCTACCAGAAGCGCGCGCCGGAAGTGATCGCCTTCATCGCCGACCTCGCCCGCCGCCACGGCCGTCGCATCCCGGTGCGCCTGGTCAAGGGCGCGTACTGGGACAGCGAGGTCAAGCGCGCCCAGGTCGACGGCCAGTCCGGCTACCCGGTGTTCACGCGCAAGCCCAACACCGACGTCAGCTACCTGGCCAACGCGCGCCGCATGCTCGAGGCCGGCGACGCCATCTACCCGATGTTCGCCACCCACAACGCGCAGACCATCGCCACGATCCACCAGCGCGCCAAGTCGATGGGCCGTGCCAAGCACTTCGAGTTCCAGAAGCTGCACGGCATGGGCGACGACCTCTACGCCGAAGTGATCCCGGCCGAGCGCCTGGACGTACCGTGCCGCGTGTACGCGCCGGTCGGCAGCCATGAGGACCTGCTGCCGTACCTGGTGCGCCGCCTGCTCGAGAACGGCGCCAACTCCAGCTTCGTCAACCGCATCACCGACGAGGACATCGCCATCGATGACCTCATCCACGATCCGGTCGCCACCGTTTCCGCATTCGAATCCATCGCGCACCCGCGCATCCCGCAGCCGGTCGATCTGTACCGCAGCTTCGGCATCGACAGGACCAATTCCATGGGCATCAACTTCGCCAACGACGATCAACTGCGCGCACTCGCCGAGCAGGTCAACCAGGCCACGCGCAGCGACTGGCGCGCCACTCCGCTCGTGCCGGGCGCGACTGTCAGCGGCCCGAGCATTGCCGTGACCAACCCGGCCGACCGTCGCGAGACCGTCGGCCAGTGGCAGGCCGCCGACGCCGCCACGGTCGAGCTGGCGCTGAAGAACGCCGTCGCCGCCCAGGACGCCTGGAACACCCTGCCGGCCGCCAGCCGCGCCACGATCCTCGAGTACGCCGCCGACCTGCTCGAGCAGCGCATGCCGCAGTACCTGGCGCTGTGCACCAAGGAAGCCGGCAAGACCCTGCCCGACGGCGTCGCCGAAGTGCGCGAGGCAGTCGACTTCCTGCGCTACTACGGTGGCCAGGCACGCAAGCTGTTCGCGGTGGAAGCGCTGCCGGGCCCGACCGGCGAGTCCAACACGCTGCAGCTGTCCGGCCGCGGCGTGTTCGTCTGCATCAGCCCGTGGAACTTCCCGCTGGCGATCTTCGCCGGCCAGATTGCCGCCGCGCTCGCCGCCGGCAACACCGTCATCGCCAAGCCGGCCGAACAGACCAACCTGATCGGCTACTACGCCGTGAAGCTGCTGCACGAAGCCGGCGTCCCCGAGGCCGTGCTGCAGTTCCTGCCGGGCGACGGCGCCACCGTCGGCGCCGCGCTCACGCGTGATCCGCGCATCGCCGGCGTCGCCTTCACCGGCTCGACCGACACCGCGCGTGCGATCAACCGTGCACTGGCCGCGCGCGACGCCGCGATCGGCGTGCTGATCGCCGAGACCGGTGGCCAGAACGCACTGATCGCCGACTCGTCGTCGCTGCCGGAACAGGTGGTCAAGGATGCGATCGGCTCGGCCTTCACCTCGGCCGGCCAGCGCTGCTCGGCAGCGCGCGTGCTGTTCGTGCAGGACGACATCGCCGACAAGGTCACCTCGATGCTGGCCGGCGCGATGGCCGAGCTCAAGGTCGGTGACCCGGGCCTGCTGTCGACAGACGTCGGCCCGGTGATCGACGAGGACGCACTGAAGATGCTGGTCGACCATGCCGCGCGCATGGACGTGGAAGCGACCAGGATCGGCGAAGTGGCCATCGACGCCGACGCCGCGCACGGCAGCTTCTTCGCCCCGCGTGCGTATGCGCTGAAGTCGCTGGACCAGCTGCACAAGGAAGTCTTCGGCCCGGTGCTGCACGTGATCCGCTGGAAGGCCGATCAGCTCGATGCCGTGATCGACGCGATCAACGCGACCGGCTACGGCCTCACGCTGGGCATCCACTCGCGCATCGACGAGACGATCGAGAAGATCAGCGCGCGGGTGAAGGTGGGCAACTGCTACGTCAACCGCAACCAGATCGGCGCGGTCGTCGGCGTGCAGCCCTTCGGCGGCCAGAACCTGTCCGGCACCGGCCCCAAGGCCGGCGGCCCGCACTACCTGCCGCGCTTCACCACCGAGAAGACGATCACCGTCAACACGACGGCGGCCGGCGGCAATGCGTCGCTGCTGACGCTGGGCGACTAA